The following nucleotide sequence is from Zea mays cultivar B73 chromosome 1, Zm-B73-REFERENCE-NAM-5.0, whole genome shotgun sequence.
caacacatttaaaggtctaacaagtttgctaagtgttgaacaggaaattcagtatgatgaacatacttgaatagtgtataatgatcagtgaacaaggttcaacacaaggtcaaataaccagtgagacaatgcaaatggatataatatggtctctatattggtttgaatatatggacaagtcctgagaaatcactatgcataaatatgatcataatagaggttgaagtgattaagaggattggtcaagccaaagtgaataagatatgaggaatcgtgaattggcttgaccatattactattagtccatatatgaatatatgagaatcaaactagagcttagagcttgattgatcttagcagttatatctagatgacattcaagcaaggttcacaatattgaagaaatgattctctcaatggatgctcaataggatgtgactcaagaatggcttgatagggtgaagatagaaaggaaagggcttcgaggaactaagcgaaggtgaaggccaagcgatggcttgtagaccgaggtaccatgactaaggtgaagaagagagtacttgcactaagtcgatgaactaatcagttataaagagttacaacatgttgatgcatcagtaaggtgacttgaagccatgatttgaactcatatatggtgaaatggcacaagtcacatgctcgatttgtgtttgcttcaaaaggtgagataaagatgtttgtgatccttatgaagcaacaccatggagaaatcacacttgagacaccaatgactcaaggagtttacttaattatattttatttaacttgagtataggaatcgtcgtactatcaagggggatccataaaaaaggttggtgttggtactaaagctcagaatccttgatctaaaacttccatttacccttgtttcacttcagttttctcaaaatctgtgcaacagcttcaaaaatcggttcaaccagaattaaaatcggttcaaccggtttctgcattGTTCCCCTTTGTCACTGTCTGACctgccagtcagtcctgtcagaaaaagtcgtgtgcagatttttggaaaaacagttcaaccgaattttggccTGGCTCAACCGGATTtgcaaccggttcaaccgaattttggatttgcaaactggttcaaccgaattttggccCGGCTCAACCGAATTTGTAGCCGGTCCCGTCTCTggctgagtccgccagtgaaccAAAAACCCcctggtggaatccggttcaaccggttttagaaccggttcaaccggttttcagtcagatttccccaacggccaccagcttttgggggcacctttatatacacctcccacactcttccccataGAAGAGCACGCACAAAACCTCATTCCCaacttgagaaacacctcccactctctctcacacacctcttgcctctcccatttcaaatctttcgagagaaatctttgagtgagattgaagagctgcgattttggtgcttcatctccaaatctctcttgctcttcttgattcgagctttggtactacatcgagttctttgtggattcattactcttggagcttctagctcctagacgactaggtgtctcttgtgagtctccaaatcttgtggaagaccacaagaaagtttctattacccgctcgtttgagcaaagattagtgtgaaggcttgacctttgtggttggcaaagggaggattagggttgaaagagacccggctctttgtgggcgcctcaacgaggaagtagggcaccttggtggtgtgaccgaacctcgggataaatcttatgtctcttgtgttcttgctcattgtgtttgttcgtgttcttcgttctctcacccttccgtggaagatttgtttatatctttttggtgtgtggattttgagaagtgcccttcgcagatctactactttaaaccctgtggatcaactagaatatctcatttccaaagttaactaggtggatttcaagatcaattcagttttatatctcattcttttgttgagctcgtgcaaaccggttgaaccggttttgacaccggttgaaccggttttacccagttcgtttctagtttttgttgaaaaagattccacttgcctattcacccccctctaggcaactttcaagacCCCATCCCTTGCCCCCTGCCCTTCGCATTGTGGACACGGGTGTGAAATTGTTTGGGAGCTATGGAGAGCGTTGCCATGCCCATGTCGTTGTTGGACCTGTCCGTGGGCAGGATTCCTGAGTAGAGATCCCTCGGCAGGCCATCACTGGGCCTCTACCTCCTCAATGGCTGCTCGTTCGGACTGTCGTACCAGATGCCAGCGCTCGTGACAGAAATGGAGCACCCCTTGATAGTTGACATGGCGGCGTGTGCCATGGACGAGCTCATCTGGCTCGCCCAGGCCGGCAAGCAAATCTGGGTCAAGGGAATGCCCGGTGACGCGAGGGATTTCTCAGCTCAGACGCCTACCGGTCTGTTTATTTCCTACAAATGCTCCCCAAAAGTTCCAATTGATTCTTCTGCCTTTGCCAAGTTCCCCAGAATCCCCAGGTTGATGCTGCCCCTGCCCATCGATTGGATCTTGTTCGATTTCTCTGTTCTGCAAATCCTGTGTGCATCCGCTCCAGGTAGTGGCCCTTTGCTCGGCTCCCTTCCTCCTTCGTCCATGCTTGGATGATTCAATCTGTGCTAATATTGAGTTCTTGCCCCTGTCTGGCGTCACAGACTAGCTAGAACTTGAATTTCCTGTTGCATGTTCATTTTATCTACTGTTAATACATCACATTCTCCTAGCCTTTTATATCAGATAAGTTACAAGAGGTCCTTAAAAGAGTGAAGAGCGCAATAATACCTGGAATCTACAGTGACCTTTGTGGGGATTCTGTTCTAGCAAAAGTGGGCCCATCTTGGACATACAAATTAGATGATCAACATGTGAAGGAGAAGACACATAGCATGAATTTAAACATGAATTCAACCGATGATAGTGATAACTTGTCTGGTGACTCGTGATTCATAGTTGACAGTGGATACAAACAAATATATTCTTCAGATTTTTTTTCTTAAATCACACTGATATATTTCTTTCAGGTCCAAGTCAACAAGAGTGACTACGACAATGTGAAGGTTGTCCTCTACCTCAAAGTGAATAGGAAAGAAAACTGGGATCTTCGTGATCTTAAAAAAAATATTAAGTTTCATTCCACCAAATTATAATTTTGTGTATCTTTCATTGTGTTCCTTTTCAGAAATATTGAGGCATCATTTCAAAGCAAGCAAAAAACTACTCCTATTTATATGTGCAAATAAGAGTGGCACTTTATCCATTAGCTCCCTTTGGGAGCTAAAGTTTTCACTGATCTATCTTGAATCCCAGGCTAATGAATTTCATCTATACACTGTACTGTTGGCTACTAAATTGTGGCTATTTTTGTCCAATTTCATGGCCAAATTTTGGTGACGCTTTGTCATTCTTTGAACATATACTTCATAATGTATCTACAATTCAGATTTCTAAAGCATTGTGTGTGGCACAAAACTGCATGGATATAATTCAGTTACTACCTGCATTTGTTGCCCCATTCAGAAAATTATGTCTGTTGGCCTACTCATAATTGCCATCGCCACATATTCCTTGGTAAAATTCTCATCTTGATTGGTTTGGAGTTGTGTTATGTGTATTTGTAAAATTCTCATCTTAATTGTCACTGCCACATAGTGTACTTTAAGTTATGTTGTGTAGATTTACTTGAGTTATTATCTGCGCTTAGAACCACCTCCTGTTATGGCAAACTTCTGTCTTCCTGGAGTGCTGGATATTAGAACCACCATGATAACTCATTTCTACTTAGAGCAATGTCTTATTACTATGGATGCACATACTTGTGTTTGGGTCTTCTAAAGGTATCCTTTTGTTTTCATTGAAGTTTTTGAATTGAGAAAAGGTTGTTGCTAGATGTCAACTCCGAGATTCATGGCATATAAAATTCAGTGTCCTTTTGTACTCACCTCAGGAAACTATTTTATTCGTCGTAGTGGGATGTCAATATTACTGCTTTTGCAGTCATAAAGGGACCTTTATGATGTAAGCTACAAACACGACTACTTATTGTTTTAATATCATACTTGCTTTGACTTTTCTATTCTAAATTCTCGCTTACCTTGAAGATGAGAATGGTCTTCTTtctgtattgaagtgcagatgggACCTTGTGCTGCTCAGTTTGTAGAAAGCGTCACTTGCTTTGTCAGCCAGAGCGTGGTACTGAATAGATGCCATCACATTCACAAAAACATTGTCCTGCATAAATCCAGGTGTGTTAGAAGTTGCTACCACAATCCATTAATTTttgcatacatacatacataccttTGTTTTTGTCTCACAGGGCACATCCTGTTGCTGCAGCCTGAGTGTGAGATGCCCAGCTACACGCTTGCCGGCGAACCAAGGCATGCAGTGGCATCCTGGCTCAAGCACGCTGTCAAACTTGCCAAACTGCTCCCTGATGGCCACAGTCGACTGGTCAACTTGAACACAGCAGCACAGGTTGCTCATAGCTGAAGTCAACGGATCACTTCTGCTGGCAGTGCCACCTGAACATTTCATCATAAACCATAAGGCCCAGTAGTTGCCAGTTACTAATAGTGTGAATAAGCACTGCAACTGAGATTAATAAAACGATAACAGCTAAAGAAACATCTAAGCACCTCCATCAAGTAAATTCTTTCACAGATGCTGAATAATTCCATCTCCATGCGGCAGTATTTTCAATTCAGGAACCAAAATCTTATTGTAAAGTAACTAAGCAAGATAATTTTGAAGCATTTGCAAACATGACAGGACTTGGAAGAACAGTTACTGTTGCATACACACcacacacagagagagagagagaggggcacGGTCGGTCAGAGCAGAATGAAGATTGGAAGAATGCAGGAAGAGAAGAGAACTTGCCCTGGTTGAAGACCCTGATGGCGTTGTTTGTGAGGCAGCGACGGCGGCGACGCGTAGGCACCCATGCCGCTCTCGCCGTCGCTCGAGCTAGACCTGTTCCACCGCGCGGCGGCCGCGGGCACGGGCGCCGCCGCCGTACGCTTTCCTTTCGGCAACATCCCCGTTACGCACTCGTACTATTTCTTCGGGCAGGCCGCAGCCGCCGCGGAAGTAGGGTGTCGTGTGCTCAAGCTGGCGTCGGCGGTCACCGTGGCGCAGAGCGACTCAGACTGTTCTTCGGTAGTGGAtctgtcgccgtcgccaccggccGCTGTGTCGGCGAGGAAGCCCGTCGTGTTCGATATTGACCTGAACTGCTCACCGCCGACGGAGGCGGGAGCATAGTCGCCGGAGCTTTTAATGACTGTCTGTCTGTTAGTTTCTTTCTTCGCCTTTTTCCCGGTAGAGGAAAATTCGGTACTACGCTGAGAGGCGCTCTTGTCCGACAGAGGACGACGAGCATTTTTGTAAATAGTTTTTGCGCCGGGACCTTGCTTTAGCTGATGATGAAAGCTGTAttggttccgttgcaacgcacgggcatatacctagtaaaCAGTAGAAGACGGTACAAATTAAAGCCAAGCGAACAGACTAGTCTTACTAAAAAATTGTGAGTCATCGTTTATTGTTGTGATTTGTTTTTTATCACTTAAGGTTGTTTCAGCAATTGAGCATGATTTAAAATTTTATACTTTTCAATAAATATCGTCTGATCGCTTGATTTCGCTCTTCAACCTATTGGGTCCAGTAGTTCAGATTCAAATCTCGCTGGTGGCAATGGTGGGTGTTGATTGTTGAACTGCTGATGCAGCAACGAGCGTGGTGCAGCCCCCACCTGCCACGCAAACCAACCGGCTCCCTCCAACGGCTCAGCTAGATAGGCCCCAGCTGTCATAGAGCCACACCTCGTACGTACTCCCAGCACAATGATTTCAAACTAGTCGGGCTCAGTTCTCACCATCTCGCCTCCGCAGTCCACACAGAGCTCTGTCGAATCGCTAGCCGGGTCACCCAATCGCGTGAGGCCACGCCAGTGGCCACACTGTTTACTGTTCCAAATCGTAGTAGACTAGTAGAGCGACAGCTTTTCTCGTACGGAGACAACCCAACCACTCCGCTATACCACCCGTCACAACCGTCCATCGCACGCATCAAGATCCGCGCGGCGTGTGCCCTCTCGTGAGTCGCATGCCGCGTCGACCAGAATTTGAAAATGCCGTGTTTAAAAAGAGCCGTTGCCCGTTTCCAAACCACAGCCAGGTGGGGCCCAGTCCAGCTCCTGGCCCGCGCCTCAGCCTCCCGTGCCGCTTGGATCGAACGGCAGAACGGGGCCCACCGGCTCCCCAAGTTCGAAAGCACCAATTCTAGCGTGCGTTTTTAATGTACCACTCTCGGATCGACTCTCCCAGCAGGCAGCATAAATGTCCGGCCTTTAGCGGCGTCCCCGATCCGATGCTCCCGGCCGCCTCcgcccctcctctccgccgcctccGCTTCGTCCGCGCTGCGCGGCTGCCTCGAGCTCGAGACCGCGTCGGTGAGCTTCACGAGTAGACGAATGCTTTCGATTCGAGGGCGCCGTACCCTGCCATTAACCTTAAGATTCATGAGTTCATAGTCTGTTCCGCTCAGGTATATTTTCTTGTTCGATCTGAAGCAGGCTGTATAGGTGATTTTCTCTTCCTTTTGGGGGGATGCTGCGGAGCGAACGCTGAGGAGCGACGACGAGTTTTGATTCAGGTGTAGAGGGTTTCTAGAATCGATGGGGTCGGAGAAGGGTGGAGCGAAGGTTATTGGCGGCGGCGGGATCTTCAACCTATTTGATTGGAAGCGAAAGTCGCGCAAGAAGCTGTTCTCCAACTCGCCCGGTATGTGTTTGTAAGAATGCCTCGCTTCCGGGAAGAGCTTCTCTACCTGGCTAATGCTTTCTTAATCTGATCTCGTGATCTGTTCGCAGAGGGGTCCAAGCTTGTTAAGAGGAGCGAAGAAACCTTGCTATCAGGGCGTCTCCACTTGGTGAGTTATCTTTGGCGTCCTCAACCTTGCTCTGAACAGCAAATCGTTGTTGCTGTTATACGTGTGAAGGGGCTTGCGTTCACTAACGTTTAGGTGGATGCATTTGTGTAGGGTGATGATGATGAAGGAATTGGTGTATCAAGCTTCAAGGGGAGCAGCGACTACAGCTGTGCGTCTTCAGTGACCGATGAGGAAGTGCGTGAGATGAAGGCGCCAGGTGTGGTGGCCAGGCTCATGGGCTTGGACGCCATGCCCACCTCGGGCGTTCCAGAACCGTACTGCACACCTTTCCGAGACACAAGATTGTTCAGGGACAGCCACAGCCTCAAGAGGAGCCCTGAGTACTCAATGAATGACCAGTTCAGTCATGTTCCTCAAAGAGTCGATGGCTATATCAGGAAGCCATTGGATCTCCGAGCACCAAAGATGCCAAGCAGCCCGATTGAAAGGTTCCAGATGGAAGCATTGCCACCAAGGTCCGCAAAGCACCTACCCATGTCTCACCATAGATTGTTGTCCCCCATCAAGAATCCAGGTTTCAGTTCAGCGAGGAATGCTGCCCAGATCATGGAGGAAGCAGCCAAGATTCTTCAGCCAAGGGCACAAGCCAGCTCTAGGGAGAAAATCTGCTCTTTTAGCCCGGCACGGATTCCTTTGAGAGTTTCGGAGCCAAGGGAGAGCATTCCTCCTTCTCAGAGAACTGTGCCTCTGAAGCCGCAATCATCCAGGACCGCTCCTGAGCTGCCAGATGTGAGGTTCTCTAGAGCGCAACAGATGAACCGAAGCTGGAATAGCGAGGAAGATATTGTCATATTCAGACCTTCAATTGATTCTTATGAGATCAATAATCCGAGTTGTTCGAAAAACAAGGGAAAGTCTATTTCTTTGGCAGTCCAGGCAAAGAACAATGTCCAGAAGAGGGAAGGTGTAACTGGTTCTGGGAGGAATTCAGGAGTACAAAAAGAGCATGATGAGCAAAGAGCAAACCAACCATTTAGGACTCAGTCTAATCTCCAGAGAAAGAAGCCATCGTCGTCTGGCACTTCTTCCCCTGTCCTTCGGCAAAATAATCAGAAACAGAATTCGTTGGTGACCAGAGGCAAGGTGCCAGCAAACAAGACCGTCTCAACACAACAAGGCAGAAAACTAATGGCAGGAGATTCCTCTTCTGGGAAGATCAAGAGTGGAAGCAAGGTATCTAAAGTTGGTGGCAGAAAAGACATTGTGGAAAGCATAAGTGGTGATAGAGAAGGATCGTCATCAAACAACAAGGACTTCCCACAGAAGAAACGGTTGATAGAGAGGAACTCCACAAACGAGAAGGGTACATTTGTTCCTGAAAAACCAGTGGGTAAACTTAAGAAGCAGGTTCAACCTAATGTTGTTATGGATGAGCACATTAAGTGGAACAAGGAAAGTAAGGATACTACAGATGTCGTGTCATTTACTTTCACCTCACCCTTGGTCAAACCGTCGGCAGGACTGTCCAGACTGGTGGGTAAGTGGGATACAAGAAGCAACCTTGATATGGATGCAGGATGTGATAAAGATGATTCAGATAACAAGGTTGAAGGTCTGTCATCAGTGGGGCTGAACTTTGTAAATGGTGATGCATTGAGCCTTCTCCTAGAAAAGAAGCTGAAGGAGCTAACATCAAAAATTGATCCATCAATCACCTTTACGAGAGGTGACACATTTGTGCCTGCTACTTTTACCTTGGAGGAACCACCAACCTCTTCATGCAGCAATTGGGGCTCGGAAAGTGGAGTATTTGACTGTAGCCCTTCTGAAGTCAAACCTTCTCAATATGATTACTGCCCTTCAGCAAAAGGCCAAATTTTCCGAGGCAGTAAAATAAAGGTACATATTTCTTCGCATTACCTTATGGTATATCACACCAACAATTCATGAATATGTTGAGTATGTTTGTGAATAATTTGATAGCACGCCAATACAATCTAATTATAGGAACTATCATTTTACATTTTGCACCAATTATTTCTTTGAGAAGTGGATTTTGTGAAGAATTCTATGTCATAGTAGAATAGTGTACTTCATGTGCTTGCTCACCGCTCAATGTGTTTGATTGTTTGTAGCTTAATATCATTAATGAAATCTTCTTGCAAAAGAATTAAGGCACCTCTGTAGCTGTTCTGTGGTGACTATTCTAATGGCAACTTTAATATCTGGAAATGGATTTCATCAGTGTATTGTGTCTGACATATAATCATGAGTTGTATATTTCTTCTGTGGTGCTTGCCTCTCAGCTTTAGTTACAGCTCCTTGTAAATATACACAGAGACCCTGTCTGCTGAACCCATCAAGGAGGAAGAATTAACATGTGGAATAATGAAAATGCAGGGAGTTTTTTTTTTATTCTAGCATGTAGAATAATGATAATGGCAGGGAGTTGTTTTTTTGGGGGATGTGCTAAAGGTTCCTTAGCTACTTAAGACTTACATTCTGCATGAATCCTTATGTGCCACTTCCTAGGTGTAGATGCAATTCTAATACAATATTTCACATGCATTTAGGTGGAAGAACAAGAATGCAGCAGCATAAGTAATGCAAGGAAGGAACATGAAAATGAAGAGCTAAGTCCCCTATCTGTGCTTGAACCAACCTCTCTAAGTGAGAGTTGCTGGTCTTCCGAGTGTTCAGGCAGCAGCGGTGGTAATTCACCTAACATGAATTTCTGATATATTCTTGAACTGTTGACATTTTTGTACCCCTGAAGATTAATCATTCTTGCCTCATGACAGGGGGTAAGAGTTATTCATCAATTTTTGATGTTAAGAATGCCAAAGGGAATTTCTTGATTGACCCAGCATCAGTTGATATCGAGGCAAAGACAACAACAGACTCAGCCTCTTCCGCATCCGTAGATACATCAGATATTTCAGATGTCACCCAATGTTCTAAAACATCAAGACACACAGAGCTGGACTACATTGCAGACGTGTTAAGCAGTGTCAACTTGACAACAGATGAACTGGGACCACTCTT
It contains:
- the LOC100193341 gene encoding uncharacterized protein LOC100193341 → MGSEKGGAKVIGGGGIFNLFDWKRKSRKKLFSNSPEGSKLVKRSEETLLSGRLHLGDDDEGIGVSSFKGSSDYSCASSVTDEEVREMKAPGVVARLMGLDAMPTSGVPEPYCTPFRDTRLFRDSHSLKRSPEYSMNDQFSHVPQRVDGYIRKPLDLRAPKMPSSPIERFQMEALPPRSAKHLPMSHHRLLSPIKNPGFSSARNAAQIMEEAAKILQPRAQASSREKICSFSPARIPLRVSEPRESIPPSQRTVPLKPQSSRTAPELPDVRFSRAQQMNRSWNSEEDIVIFRPSIDSYEINNPSCSKNKGKSISLAVQAKNNVQKREGVTGSGRNSGVQKEHDEQRANQPFRTQSNLQRKKPSSSGTSSPVLRQNNQKQNSLVTRGKVPANKTVSTQQGRKLMAGDSSSGKIKSGSKVSKVGGRKDIVESISGDREGSSSNNKDFPQKKRLIERNSTNEKGTFVPEKPVGKLKKQVQPNVVMDEHIKWNKESKDTTDVVSFTFTSPLVKPSAGLSRLVGKWDTRSNLDMDAGCDKDDSDNKVEGLSSVGLNFVNGDALSLLLEKKLKELTSKIDPSITFTRGDTFVPATFTLEEPPTSSCSNWGSESGVFDCSPSEVKPSQYDYCPSAKGQIFRGSKIKVEEQECSSISNARKEHENEELSPLSVLEPTSLSESCWSSECSGSSGGGKSYSSIFDVKNAKGNFLIDPASVDIEAKTTTDSASSASVDTSDISDVTQCSKTSRHTELDYIADVLSSVNLTTDELGPLFVDQDRPALDSSLFQKLENMHVYNKQGKEPFCRGGYRRLLFDCVNECLETRRTAYFRAGYAAWSKGAAALIRGVEAQVCSEITSWKSMGDWTEDELVDKDMSSGLGTWVDFLVEEFEAGVEVENHVLGSLLDEVVADMVVGRHGRSVNL